A window of the Kosakonia sp. BYX6 genome harbors these coding sequences:
- the purE gene encoding 5-(carboxyamino)imidazole ribonucleotide mutase, translating to MSSSNQPARIAIVMGSKSDWATMQFAAEILDTLNVPHHVEIVSAHRTPDKLFSFAESAEQKGFQVIIAGAGGAAHLPGMIAAKTLVPVLGVPVQSAALSGVDSLYSIVQMPRGIPVGTLAIGKAGAANAALLAAQILAQHDAALHQRLANWRKAQTDDVLDNPDPRGAA from the coding sequence ATGTCTTCAAGCAACCAACCGGCGCGCATCGCCATTGTTATGGGCTCGAAAAGCGATTGGGCCACCATGCAATTCGCCGCAGAAATCCTCGATACCCTGAATGTCCCGCACCATGTTGAAATCGTCTCCGCACACCGCACTCCGGACAAACTTTTTAGCTTCGCCGAAAGCGCTGAGCAAAAGGGTTTTCAGGTGATTATTGCCGGTGCCGGCGGCGCGGCGCATCTGCCGGGCATGATTGCCGCCAAAACGCTGGTACCAGTGCTGGGTGTGCCGGTACAAAGCGCCGCATTAAGCGGTGTCGACAGTCTTTATTCCATTGTGCAAATGCCGCGCGGTATTCCGGTCGGTACGCTGGCGATTGGCAAAGCGGGCGCGGCAAACGCGGCGCTGCTGGCCGCGCAAATCCTCGCCCAGCACGATGCCGCGCTGCATCAGCGCCTGGCGAACTGGCGCAAAGCGCAGACCGATGATGTGCTGGATAACCCGGACCCACGGGGTGCGGCATGA
- the mnmH gene encoding tRNA 2-selenouridine(34) synthase MnmH, which yields MNNATDYLAILRDDIPLIDVRAPVEFAKGAMPSALNLPLMNDSERAAVGTCYKREGAQAALRLGHQLVNGELREQRIEAWLQACAQHPQGYLCCARGGQRSHIAQQWLRERQVDYPLVVGGYKALRQAAIEATHQRIQRPLLLVGGCTGSGKTLLVRAQTNGIDLEGLARHRGSSFGRTVQPQRSQASFENHLAAALLKITPDFWLLEDEGHAIGANHLPDIVRERMAQSPLVVVDEPFARRLERLREEYFVQTLRAYIERDGEETGWRAYAEYLRHGLFAIRRRLGLQRFEQLSVRLESALSEQQRSGKSEAHFAWLAPLLEEYYDPMYRYQLEKRAPAIRFRGTFEDVSAWLAAL from the coding sequence ATGAACAACGCCACGGATTATCTTGCCATCCTGCGGGATGACATCCCCCTTATTGATGTACGCGCGCCGGTTGAATTCGCGAAGGGCGCGATGCCCTCCGCCCTCAACCTGCCGTTAATGAACGACAGCGAACGCGCGGCGGTAGGCACGTGTTACAAACGCGAAGGCGCGCAAGCTGCATTGCGACTCGGCCACCAATTAGTAAACGGTGAATTACGCGAACAGCGAATCGAGGCGTGGCTGCAAGCCTGTGCGCAACATCCGCAGGGGTATCTTTGTTGTGCGCGCGGCGGCCAGCGTTCGCATATTGCACAGCAGTGGTTGCGCGAGCGGCAGGTGGATTACCCCCTGGTGGTCGGCGGTTATAAAGCGCTGCGCCAGGCCGCCATTGAGGCGACCCACCAGCGCATACAGCGCCCGCTGCTACTGGTTGGCGGCTGTACCGGCAGCGGCAAAACGTTGCTGGTTCGCGCACAAACAAATGGGATTGATTTGGAAGGGCTTGCCCGCCATCGAGGGTCGTCGTTTGGCCGCACAGTGCAGCCGCAGCGTTCACAGGCCAGTTTTGAAAATCATCTGGCGGCGGCGCTGCTGAAAATCACCCCGGATTTTTGGCTGTTGGAAGATGAAGGGCACGCGATCGGCGCCAATCATTTGCCCGACATTGTGCGTGAGCGGATGGCGCAATCGCCGCTGGTAGTGGTGGATGAACCGTTTGCGCGACGCCTTGAACGCTTGCGCGAGGAGTATTTTGTGCAGACGTTGCGGGCGTACATCGAACGCGATGGCGAAGAAACCGGCTGGCGCGCTTACGCCGAGTATCTGCGCCACGGGCTGTTTGCGATTCGCCGCAGGCTGGGGTTACAGCGCTTCGAGCAGCTCAGTGTGCGGCTGGAATCCGCCTTAAGCGAGCAACAGCGCAGCGGCAAGAGTGAAGCGCATTTCGCCTGGCTCGCACCGTTGTTGGAGGAGTATTACGATCCGATGTATCGCTACCAGCTTGAGAAACGCGCGCCAGCCATTCGTTTTCGCGGCACGTTCGAGGACGTATCCGCATGGTTGGCGGCGTTGTAA
- a CDS encoding helix-turn-helix domain-containing protein, whose product MNQRTMPGMRCRVLSPRIRLTAICTTLSNDKVVRGDFPAHFSLVLMREGAGTFQLNQQKVQQFGANTLLISCSAVSCSGFDFFPRNHFYDLLIVDFEPALLNTLYAAALPLPEEGGRVFSAALNHALQEQLRQILLAWNDESALGTLRLESLALGALWEALRGVDLFAASPAPTRELQSRDRRRLIAARDYVREHATQVQSMGEIAQICGLSLMALKRGFPAMFGITLWNYVIQRRLEHARHLLGDRLSLQEVAVQSGFSHASHLNRFFRQQFGMTPGAYRKNHAPPAG is encoded by the coding sequence ATGAATCAACGTACAATGCCCGGCATGCGATGCAGGGTGCTGTCGCCGCGCATTCGCCTGACGGCGATTTGCACGACGCTCAGCAATGACAAAGTGGTGCGCGGCGATTTTCCGGCGCATTTCTCGCTGGTGCTGATGCGTGAAGGGGCAGGCACTTTCCAGCTTAACCAGCAAAAGGTGCAGCAGTTCGGCGCCAACACACTGCTGATCTCCTGTTCGGCAGTGTCATGCAGCGGGTTCGATTTTTTCCCCCGCAACCACTTTTACGATCTGCTGATCGTCGACTTTGAACCCGCGCTGCTCAATACGCTCTATGCCGCTGCGTTACCGCTGCCGGAAGAGGGCGGGCGCGTGTTTAGCGCGGCGCTGAATCACGCATTGCAGGAACAATTGCGCCAGATATTGCTGGCGTGGAATGACGAAAGTGCGCTGGGGACGTTACGGCTGGAAAGCCTGGCGCTCGGTGCTTTATGGGAAGCACTGCGCGGTGTTGATTTGTTCGCCGCCAGCCCGGCGCCGACGCGGGAGTTGCAAAGCCGTGACCGAAGGCGGCTGATCGCGGCACGCGATTATGTGCGCGAGCATGCTACGCAGGTGCAGTCGATGGGGGAAATCGCCCAGATTTGTGGGCTCAGTTTGATGGCTCTCAAGCGCGGCTTTCCAGCGATGTTTGGCATCACGCTATGGAACTACGTGATCCAAAGGCGGCTGGAACATGCCCGTCATCTGCTGGGAGATCGGCTTTCGCTGCAAGAGGTTGCTGTCCAGAGCGGCTTTAGCCACGCCAGCCACTTAAACCGTTTTTTCCGCCAGCAATTTGGTATGACGCCGGGAGCGTACCGTAAAAACCACGCGCCTCCCGCCGGGTGA
- the lpxH gene encoding UDP-2,3-diacylglucosamine diphosphatase translates to MATLFIADLHLHTEEPAITAGFLRFLASTAREADALYILGDLFEAWIGDDDPNPLHQQIAEAIKSLVDNGVPCYFIHGNRDFLLGKRFARASGMQLLPQEQVLDLYGRKVLIMHGDTLCTDDVDYQALRARVHQPWLQTLFLALPLFIRHRVAAKMRAGSSASNNSKTLEMMDVTQQAVVDAMEKHHVQWLIHGHTHRPAVHELTANHAPAYRVVLGAWHSEGSMVRVSETDVELIPFPF, encoded by the coding sequence GTGGCGACACTCTTTATCGCAGACCTGCATCTGCACACAGAAGAACCGGCAATCACCGCCGGTTTTCTGCGCTTTTTAGCGAGCACCGCGCGCGAAGCGGATGCGCTCTATATTCTGGGCGATCTGTTTGAAGCGTGGATTGGCGACGACGATCCCAACCCGCTGCACCAGCAAATCGCCGAAGCGATCAAATCCCTCGTCGACAACGGTGTGCCTTGCTATTTCATTCATGGCAACCGCGATTTTCTGCTCGGCAAACGCTTCGCCCGCGCCAGCGGTATGCAATTACTGCCGCAAGAGCAGGTGCTTGATCTTTATGGTCGCAAGGTGCTGATTATGCACGGCGACACGCTCTGTACAGACGATGTGGACTACCAGGCGTTACGCGCCAGAGTGCATCAGCCGTGGCTGCAAACCCTGTTTCTCGCCCTGCCGCTGTTTATTCGCCATCGCGTGGCCGCGAAAATGCGTGCCGGAAGCAGCGCCTCGAATAACAGCAAGACGCTGGAAATGATGGATGTGACTCAACAGGCGGTGGTTGACGCCATGGAAAAACATCACGTTCAGTGGCTGATCCACGGTCACACCCATCGCCCGGCCGTGCATGAACTCACCGCGAATCACGCCCCGGCGTACCGCGTAGTATTAGGGGCGTGGCACAGCGAAGGGTCAATGGTGCGCGTCAGCGAAACCGACGTTGAGCTGATCCCTTTTCCCTTCTGA
- a CDS encoding methionine ABC transporter permease: MDDLLADLSLAFGETFQMLSISTVLAIVGGLPLGFLIFVTDRHLFWQNRAVYLISSVLVNIIRSVPFVILLVLLLPLTQWLLGNTIGPIAASVPLSVAAIAFYARLVDSALREVDKGIIEAAEAFGASPLRIICTVLLPEASAGLLRGLTITLVSLIGYSAMAGIVGGGGVGDLAIRYGYYRYETQVMIVTVVALIVLVQVVQMLGDWLAKRADKRDRH; the protein is encoded by the coding sequence GTGGATGATTTATTGGCTGACCTGAGCCTGGCGTTTGGCGAAACATTCCAGATGCTCAGCATCTCAACGGTGCTGGCGATTGTCGGCGGCTTACCGCTGGGTTTTCTGATTTTCGTTACCGATAGACACCTGTTCTGGCAAAACCGCGCGGTTTACCTGATTAGCTCGGTGCTGGTGAACATCATTCGTTCCGTGCCGTTCGTGATTCTGCTGGTGCTGTTGTTGCCGCTGACGCAGTGGCTGCTGGGCAATACCATCGGGCCGATTGCCGCGTCGGTGCCGTTATCTGTCGCCGCAATTGCTTTCTACGCCCGGCTGGTGGATAGCGCGCTGCGCGAAGTGGATAAAGGGATTATTGAAGCGGCGGAAGCCTTTGGTGCCAGCCCGTTACGCATTATTTGTACGGTGCTGTTGCCGGAAGCCAGCGCGGGTCTGCTGCGCGGGTTGACCATTACGCTGGTGAGCCTGATCGGTTATTCGGCAATGGCCGGGATTGTGGGCGGCGGCGGGGTCGGTGACCTGGCGATTCGCTACGGTTATTACCGTTATGAAACGCAGGTGATGATCGTAACGGTGGTGGCGCTGATTGTGCTGGTGCAGGTGGTGCAGATGTTGGGCGACTGGCTGGCGAAACGCGCCGATAAACGCGACCGGCATTGA
- the ppiB gene encoding peptidylprolyl isomerase B: protein MVTFHTNHGDIVIKTFDDKAPETVKNFLDYCREGFYNNTIFHRVINGFMIQGGGFEPGMNQKVTKDPIQNEANNGLKNTRGTLAMARTQAPHSATAQFFINVADNDFLNFSGENLQGWGYCVFAEVVEGMDVVDKIKAVSTGRSGMHQDVPKEDVTIESVDVSE from the coding sequence ATGGTCACTTTCCACACTAATCACGGCGACATCGTAATCAAAACCTTCGATGACAAAGCGCCTGAAACAGTTAAAAACTTCCTGGACTATTGCCGTGAAGGTTTCTACAACAACACCATTTTCCACCGTGTCATTAACGGTTTTATGATTCAGGGCGGCGGTTTTGAACCGGGCATGAATCAGAAAGTCACCAAAGATCCAATCCAAAACGAAGCCAACAACGGCCTGAAAAACACCCGTGGTACGCTGGCAATGGCCCGTACTCAGGCGCCGCACTCCGCCACCGCGCAGTTCTTCATTAACGTCGCTGACAACGACTTCCTGAACTTCAGCGGCGAGAACCTGCAAGGTTGGGGTTACTGCGTGTTCGCAGAAGTGGTTGAAGGGATGGACGTGGTCGACAAAATCAAAGCGGTGTCCACCGGCCGCAGCGGTATGCATCAAGACGTACCGAAAGAAGACGTTACCATCGAAAGCGTGGACGTCAGCGAGTAA
- a CDS encoding ABC transporter ATP-binding protein, whose amino-acid sequence MQGLSGLLRYSQQGRRQFLRGIALRTLAQLFTVLPFFIAWLALGDLQWGGGGWSQWSWLAAGLGICLLAQLVFSHFGQLDCFLGSYALMSQYRQALAEHLRRLPLGWFQRHRVGSTSALLTDQVKRVEEIFSHMLPEVVLGLVTPLLFAMLLMLVDPWLTLALFATVIPGALLLWLMTHFLLRGACEQGQRFAIASGLLVEFVSGIKTLRLFNRHQQMLVRLDETFADIRRASMGMEAWGGGGVLLFRLLAESGLVVMFITAAALWQQDALPPATWLLFVLVGYKVISPLLDAAAWFTLLRVMRQSAAKLDALMAEPTQPEEGNGSTTQGNSVRFEKVSFAYDSQPVVSDISFTAPEGSVTALVGPSGSGKSTLLHLLGGFWSPQQGEISLGGVALAKLGARELHQRMGYVMQDVQLFDGSVLDNVRIGNPQANDEQIIEACRQAWCQEFIERLPQGYHTRLGEGAQRLSGGERQRLSIARMMLKDPAIIILDEATALLDPLSQAQVQMALSKLARGKTVLMIAHRLRTVEFASQILVLENGRIVERGTHTHLLAKGGLYARLWQAQEQERTLSEGKRDQLNVGFADAHH is encoded by the coding sequence GTGCAAGGGCTTAGCGGGTTATTACGTTATTCACAACAGGGGCGTCGCCAGTTTTTACGCGGCATTGCGCTGCGCACGCTGGCGCAGTTGTTTACGGTGTTGCCGTTTTTTATCGCCTGGCTTGCCCTTGGCGATTTGCAGTGGGGCGGCGGGGGCTGGAGCCAGTGGAGCTGGCTCGCTGCCGGGCTGGGCATTTGCCTGCTGGCGCAACTGGTGTTCTCCCATTTTGGTCAACTGGACTGTTTTCTTGGCAGCTACGCGTTGATGAGCCAGTACCGTCAGGCGCTGGCCGAGCATTTACGGCGTTTGCCGCTCGGCTGGTTTCAGCGGCATCGGGTTGGTTCAACCTCGGCGCTGCTGACCGACCAAGTGAAACGGGTGGAAGAGATTTTCTCGCATATGCTGCCGGAAGTGGTGCTGGGGCTGGTCACGCCGCTACTGTTTGCAATGCTGCTAATGCTGGTCGACCCGTGGCTCACGCTGGCGCTGTTTGCCACCGTGATTCCTGGCGCGTTGCTGCTGTGGCTGATGACCCATTTCCTGCTGCGCGGCGCGTGTGAGCAGGGGCAGCGGTTTGCCATCGCCTCCGGCTTGCTGGTCGAGTTTGTTAGCGGTATCAAAACCCTGCGTTTGTTTAACCGCCATCAACAGATGCTGGTGCGCCTCGATGAGACATTTGCCGATATCCGCCGTGCGAGTATGGGGATGGAAGCCTGGGGAGGTGGCGGTGTGCTGCTGTTTCGCCTGCTGGCAGAAAGCGGGTTAGTAGTGATGTTTATCACCGCCGCCGCACTGTGGCAGCAAGACGCGCTACCGCCAGCGACATGGCTGCTGTTTGTGCTGGTGGGGTACAAAGTGATTAGCCCGCTGCTGGACGCGGCGGCGTGGTTTACGTTGCTGCGGGTGATGCGGCAATCAGCGGCAAAACTGGACGCGTTAATGGCCGAACCCACGCAGCCGGAGGAGGGCAATGGTTCCACCACGCAAGGGAACAGCGTTCGTTTTGAGAAGGTGAGTTTCGCCTACGATAGTCAGCCGGTGGTCAGCGATATCTCCTTCACTGCCCCGGAAGGTAGCGTGACGGCGCTGGTGGGGCCCTCCGGCAGCGGCAAAAGCACGTTGCTGCATTTGTTGGGCGGTTTCTGGTCGCCGCAGCAGGGTGAAATATCGCTCGGCGGTGTTGCGTTGGCGAAACTCGGCGCGCGCGAACTGCACCAGCGTATGGGGTATGTGATGCAGGATGTGCAGCTGTTTGATGGCTCGGTGCTGGACAATGTGCGCATTGGCAACCCGCAGGCCAATGATGAACAGATAATTGAAGCCTGCCGCCAGGCCTGGTGCCAGGAATTCATCGAGCGGCTGCCACAGGGTTACCACACGCGATTGGGCGAGGGTGCGCAGCGGCTTTCCGGCGGTGAGCGTCAGCGGCTGTCGATTGCGCGGATGATGTTAAAAGATCCGGCGATCATCATTCTCGACGAAGCCACAGCCCTGCTGGACCCGCTTTCTCAGGCGCAGGTGCAAATGGCGCTCAGCAAGCTGGCGCGTGGGAAAACGGTATTGATGATCGCCCATCGTCTGCGCACCGTTGAATTCGCGTCGCAGATTTTAGTGCTGGAGAATGGCCGGATTGTGGAACGAGGCACGCATACGCACTTGCTGGCGAAGGGCGGGCTTTACGCCCGTTTATGGCAGGCGCAGGAGCAAGAGCGAACGCTGTCAGAAGGGAAAAGGGATCAGCTCAACGTCGGTTTCGCTGACGCGCACCATTGA
- a CDS encoding ABC transporter ATP-binding protein — MNSPSHLLLTLIAGQRAGLIAAMLLAALSVISELLPWYLLWQAVQHPENLLELAAWLALALGVKYLLLAIAGWFSHRAAFRVLYDVRMAVARGLTRLPLSQLSTYASGSLRNIVINDVERLEGFIAHHTVDFTAALLSPLVAAAFLFWSDWQMALAALATVPLALLAQKIAMRGMAERVAEYNAATSKLNAAIVEYVRGIPVMKAFCQSSRAFRLLNDSLEQYRALITRFTHSAVPGWSLFTVLLNASIFILLPLGIWRVSHGGLTVAQLILILLLGSGLIQPLLRVTFMASLIREMLAGVARIAVFLQPAASNDDPTPADLRLQVSHVYFGYPGSPILNDLSFTLSPGGFYALVGPSGAGKSTLAWLMAGLLSPDKGEITLGGVAVDRLSDARRAQLLGMVSQEVFIFRGTLAENLRLGCPSASDEQIWQALGVAQAQAFVAALPQGLQTLVGERGVSLSGGERQRIAIARALLAQPTILILDEATAFADALTENAFYLALRKTWPAMTVVAIAHRLFAVQHAEAILLLDNGELVALGDHPALLRDSPLYRDLWHSQFRLQQWHIRDQQQEAAGARA, encoded by the coding sequence ATGAACTCGCCGTCTCACCTTTTACTGACGCTGATTGCCGGGCAGCGCGCCGGGCTAATCGCCGCGATGTTGTTGGCGGCGCTGTCGGTTATCAGTGAATTGCTGCCCTGGTATTTGCTCTGGCAAGCCGTTCAGCACCCGGAAAATTTGCTGGAGTTGGCCGCCTGGTTAGCGCTGGCGCTGGGGGTGAAATATCTGCTGTTGGCGATCGCCGGGTGGTTTAGCCATCGGGCGGCGTTTCGCGTACTTTACGATGTGCGCATGGCTGTCGCGCGCGGGCTGACGCGCCTGCCCTTAAGCCAGCTTTCGACCTACGCTTCCGGCAGTTTGCGCAATATCGTGATCAACGATGTCGAACGGCTGGAAGGGTTTATCGCTCACCATACGGTGGATTTCACCGCCGCATTACTCAGCCCGTTAGTGGCCGCTGCGTTTCTCTTCTGGAGCGACTGGCAAATGGCGCTGGCTGCGCTGGCAACGGTTCCGCTGGCGTTGTTGGCGCAGAAAATCGCCATGCGCGGCATGGCTGAGCGGGTCGCGGAATATAACGCGGCGACCAGTAAGCTGAACGCCGCGATTGTGGAATATGTGCGCGGCATTCCGGTGATGAAGGCGTTTTGCCAGAGCAGTCGCGCCTTTCGCCTGCTGAACGATAGCCTCGAACAGTACCGCGCGCTGATCACCCGTTTTACGCACAGTGCGGTGCCCGGTTGGTCGCTGTTTACGGTGCTGCTCAATGCCAGCATCTTTATTTTGCTGCCGCTGGGGATCTGGCGGGTAAGCCACGGCGGCCTGACGGTGGCGCAGTTAATCCTGATTTTACTGCTCGGGAGCGGGCTGATTCAGCCGCTATTGCGCGTAACGTTTATGGCCTCTCTGATCCGCGAAATGCTGGCGGGCGTGGCGCGCATCGCTGTCTTTTTGCAACCTGCCGCAAGCAATGACGATCCGACGCCTGCCGACCTCCGCTTGCAGGTTAGCCATGTGTATTTTGGCTACCCCGGCAGCCCCATTCTCAACGATCTCTCTTTTACCCTTTCGCCGGGCGGGTTTTACGCGCTGGTGGGGCCGTCCGGCGCGGGGAAATCGACCCTCGCCTGGTTGATGGCCGGTCTATTGTCGCCCGACAAAGGCGAAATCACGCTGGGCGGCGTGGCGGTTGACCGCCTTTCTGATGCTCGCCGCGCGCAGTTGCTGGGGATGGTCAGCCAGGAGGTGTTTATTTTTCGCGGCACGTTGGCGGAAAACCTGCGGCTTGGCTGCCCGTCGGCCAGCGATGAGCAAATCTGGCAGGCGCTGGGTGTTGCACAGGCACAGGCGTTTGTTGCGGCGCTACCGCAAGGCCTGCAAACCCTGGTTGGCGAGCGGGGCGTGAGCCTTTCAGGCGGCGAACGTCAGCGGATTGCCATTGCGCGAGCGCTACTGGCGCAACCGACAATACTCATTCTCGATGAAGCCACGGCGTTCGCCGATGCGCTGACCGAAAACGCGTTTTATCTCGCTCTGCGCAAGACCTGGCCTGCGATGACCGTGGTGGCCATTGCCCACCGGCTCTTCGCCGTGCAGCACGCCGAGGCTATTTTGCTGCTCGATAACGGTGAACTGGTCGCGCTTGGCGACCATCCGGCGTTATTGCGCGACAGCCCGCTGTATCGGGATTTGTGGCACAGCCAGTTTCGCTTACAGCAGTGGCATATTCGTGATCAACAACAGGAGGCAGCGGGTGCAAGGGCTTAG
- the purK gene encoding 5-(carboxyamino)imidazole ribonucleotide synthase → MKQVCVLGNGQLGRMLRQAGEPLSIAVWPVGLDEAPEAVPFQQSVITAEIERWPETALTRELARHPAFVNRDVFPVIADRLTQKQLFDKLELATAPWQLLADKSEWPAVFSRLGDLAIVKRRVGGYDGRGQWRLRTADTDQLPDECYGECIVEQGINFSGEVSLVGARAHDGSTVFYPLTHNLHQDGILRASVVFPLPNAQQQKQAETMLSAIMHELNYVGVMAMECFITPAGLLINELAPRVHNSGHWTQNGASISQFELHLRAVVDLPLPQPVVNSPSVMINLIGTDLNYNWLKLPLVHLHWYDKDVRAGRKVGHLNLNDDDNARLRATLEALVPLLPPEYASGIAWAQSKL, encoded by the coding sequence ATGAAACAAGTTTGTGTATTAGGCAACGGTCAGCTTGGCCGCATGCTGCGCCAGGCCGGTGAGCCGCTGAGCATCGCAGTTTGGCCGGTAGGGCTGGATGAAGCGCCAGAAGCGGTGCCCTTTCAGCAGAGTGTGATCACCGCAGAAATTGAACGCTGGCCGGAAACGGCATTAACCCGCGAACTGGCGCGCCATCCGGCGTTTGTTAACCGCGATGTGTTCCCGGTGATCGCCGATCGTCTGACGCAAAAACAGCTGTTCGATAAGCTGGAATTAGCCACCGCGCCGTGGCAGTTGCTGGCGGATAAAAGCGAATGGCCGGCGGTATTTTCCCGCCTTGGCGATCTCGCCATCGTGAAGCGCCGCGTCGGCGGCTACGATGGTCGCGGGCAGTGGCGTTTGCGCACCGCCGATACCGATCAGCTACCGGATGAGTGCTACGGCGAATGTATCGTCGAGCAAGGCATCAATTTCTCAGGCGAAGTTTCTCTGGTCGGCGCACGCGCCCACGACGGCAGCACCGTGTTTTATCCGCTGACCCACAACCTGCATCAGGATGGCATTCTGCGCGCCAGCGTGGTGTTCCCGCTGCCGAATGCACAACAGCAGAAGCAGGCGGAAACGATGCTGTCGGCGATCATGCACGAGTTGAATTATGTGGGCGTGATGGCGATGGAGTGTTTCATCACCCCGGCCGGGCTGCTGATTAACGAACTGGCGCCGCGCGTGCATAACAGCGGGCACTGGACGCAAAACGGCGCGTCGATCAGCCAGTTTGAGCTGCATCTGCGCGCGGTAGTGGATTTGCCGCTGCCGCAACCGGTGGTCAACAGCCCGTCGGTGATGATCAACCTGATTGGTACCGATTTAAACTACAACTGGCTGAAGTTGCCGCTGGTGCATCTGCACTGGTACGACAAAGACGTGCGTGCGGGGCGCAAAGTCGGCCATCTGAACCTGAATGATGACGATAACGCACGCCTGAGGGCGACGCTGGAAGCATTAGTTCCGCTGCTGCCGCCGGAGTACGCCAGCGGCATCGCCTGGGCGCAATCGAAGTTGTAG
- the cysS gene encoding cysteine--tRNA ligase: MLKIFNTLTRQKEEFKPIHAGEVGMYVCGITVYDLCHIGHGRTFVAFDVVSRYLRFLGYKLKYVRNITDIDDKIIKRANENGESFVALVDRMIVEMHKDFDALNILRPDNEPRATHHIHEIIELTERLLERGHAYVAENGDVMFSVPTDPTYGQLSRQDLDQLQAGARVEVAEVKRNPMDFVLWKMSKPGEPSWQSPWGEGRPGWHIECSAMNCKQLGSHFDIHGGGSDLMFPHHENEIAQSTCAHDGEYVNYWMHSGMVMVDREKMSKSLGNFFTVRDVLKYYDAETIRYFLMSGHYRSQLNYSEENLKQARSALERLYTALRGTDASVPAEGGEAFEARFVDAMNDDFNTPEAYSALFDMAREVNRLKTEDAHAANALASHMRKLAGVLGLLEQDPDLFLQSGAQADDGEVVEIEQLIQQRLDARKAKDWAAADAARDRLNEMGIVLEDGPQGTTWRRK, encoded by the coding sequence ATGTTAAAAATCTTTAATACACTGACGCGCCAAAAAGAGGAATTCAAACCTATCCATGCCGGGGAAGTCGGCATGTACGTGTGTGGTATCACTGTCTACGATCTCTGTCATATTGGTCATGGCCGTACGTTTGTCGCTTTCGATGTGGTATCCCGTTATCTGCGTTTTCTTGGCTATAAGCTGAAATACGTGCGCAACATCACCGATATCGACGACAAAATCATTAAGCGCGCTAATGAAAACGGCGAAAGCTTTGTCGCGCTGGTCGACCGGATGATCGTTGAGATGCATAAGGATTTTGACGCGCTCAATATCCTGCGCCCGGACAACGAACCGCGCGCCACACACCATATTCACGAAATTATTGAACTCACTGAACGTCTTTTGGAACGCGGTCACGCTTACGTGGCGGAAAACGGCGATGTGATGTTCTCCGTGCCGACGGATCCGACTTACGGCCAGCTTTCGCGCCAGGATCTGGATCAATTGCAAGCCGGTGCGCGTGTTGAAGTTGCCGAAGTGAAGCGTAATCCGATGGATTTCGTGTTGTGGAAAATGTCCAAGCCGGGCGAACCGAGCTGGCAATCGCCGTGGGGTGAAGGGCGTCCTGGCTGGCACATTGAGTGCTCGGCGATGAACTGCAAACAACTGGGTTCGCATTTTGATATTCACGGCGGCGGCTCGGATTTGATGTTCCCGCACCATGAAAACGAAATTGCCCAGTCCACTTGCGCGCACGATGGCGAATACGTCAATTACTGGATGCACTCCGGCATGGTGATGGTTGACCGCGAGAAGATGTCAAAATCCCTCGGCAACTTCTTTACCGTGCGCGACGTGCTGAAGTATTACGACGCGGAAACCATCCGTTACTTCTTGATGTCTGGTCACTATCGCAGCCAACTGAACTACAGCGAGGAAAACCTCAAACAGGCGCGTTCCGCGCTGGAGCGCTTGTACACCGCGCTGCGCGGGACGGATGCGTCGGTGCCCGCAGAAGGTGGCGAAGCGTTTGAAGCGCGTTTTGTCGACGCGATGAACGATGACTTCAATACGCCGGAAGCTTACTCGGCGCTGTTTGATATGGCGCGCGAAGTGAACCGCCTGAAAACGGAAGATGCCCACGCGGCGAATGCGCTGGCGTCACATATGCGCAAACTGGCGGGTGTGCTGGGTTTGTTGGAGCAGGATCCGGATCTGTTCTTGCAAAGCGGCGCGCAGGCGGATGACGGTGAAGTCGTGGAGATCGAGCAGCTGATCCAACAACGTCTGGACGCACGTAAAGCGAAGGATTGGGCGGCAGCCGATGCGGCGCGCGATCGTCTCAATGAGATGGGAATTGTGCTGGAAGATGGCCCGCAGGGCACAACCTGGCGTCGTAAGTAA